The stretch of DNA GATTACTACACAGTGATGTTGATTGAACAAGCAGCAGGGGAACATATTGTTGACTATCAAACCTATGCATTCGCCCCCCGCCAGGTACACTTCGTCAGCCCCGGCCAGGTACATCTGGTCGACACACCCACGAAACCTGATGGCTGGGTGATTACCTTTTCCAAAGACTTTCTTGCCGAAAATAATATTCCGCAAAGCTTTATTTCCAATATCAACCTTTTTCGGCAATTCGGGGATACGCCGCCGCTCGACTTGGACGAGGTGACTTTCGATAGACTTTCCCGGATCATTAAAGAAATGGAAGATTGTCTGCCCCTGGATTTACATTATCGCCATAGGGCACTGGGCGCCTTGTTGCAGTTGTTTTTAATTTATTGCAGCAATAGCTGTCTTTTGGATAGTCACCAATTAGATGAAGAAAATGCAGGCGTCTGTGTATTGCGAGATTTCAAAAGCCTGGTGGACCAGCACTTCCAGCAGTGGCACAAGGTCAGTGAATATGCGCCAGCACTCCACATTTCGCCCAAACACCTCAGCCAAACAGTCAAGAACTTGACTGGCAAAACCGCCAAAGAATTGATCCAGGATCGACTTTCCGTCGAAGCCAAAAGACTATTATTCCACACCGAACTTTCGATCAAGGAAGTGGGCTATCGCTTGGGCTTTGAAGAACCCCTCCACTTCAGCGGTTTTTTTAAAAAACAAACCGGCCAATCGCCATCTAACTTCAGGGAAAGTAAAAATTAGCCATTCCGACATTTTTATATGTCTAAGTTCCTTTTTTATATCACATAGGGGGCCTTAGGGTTGCATCTTTGTATGGCAAATAAAGCACGTTACAATGGACCGAAAAAGCTTTTTGAAAAAATCAATATTAGGAGTGGCAGGCGTGGCAAGTGCACCAGCTGTACTCCAGGCACAAAACAACCAATCTGCGACATCTACTTATCACAAAATGATGGACCAGGTTGGCTTTAATCACCTAGCAAATAAAGAAATTAGAACAATGAAAACGGTATTACATAAGGCGGACACCAGGGGTCACGCCAACCACGGTTGGTTAAATTCGCATCATTCCTTCAGTTTTGCCAACTACTACCATCCCGAAAGGATGCACTTTGGTGTACTTCGGGTATTAAATGATGATGTTGTAGCACCCGGCAGGGGATTTGGCACCCATCCACACGATAACATGGAAATCATTTCTATTCCCCTGGAAGGTGATTTGGAACACAAGGATAGCATGGGAAATACCACGGTCATCAGGCAGGGGGATATTCAGGTGATGAGTGCAGGCACTGGGGTGATGCACAGCGAATACAATAAAAAAACTGACCAGGAAGTACGGTTTCTACAAATCTGGTTATTCCCTAATAAGAAGGATGTAACGCCTCGTTACGACCAGATTTCCATCCAGGACCAGGACCTGAAAAACCAGCTTACGCAAATCTTGTCTCCCAACCCCGATGATGCGGGTGTTTGGATCAACCAAAATGCCTGGTTTCACCTTGGCAACCTGGACAAAGGATTTGCAACAAACTACCAGGTGAAAGATCCTAAGAACGGGGTATATGTCTTTGTTTTGGAAGGCAATATCACCGTTAATGACCAGCCCTTGCAAAAACGAGATGGTTTTGGGATCTGGGATACCGATCAGCTTTCCATCAAGGCGGATAGCCAGGCAAAAGTCCTGCTAATGGATGTTCCAATGGCTCTTAATTAACTGGACTTTTGACATTCGCTGTTTTGAAGGTGGAAGGCGGAAGTCGGAAGGCGGAAGGCGGAAAGGCGCAGGGGCGCACTTTTCCCACTTCCCACTTCCGACTTCCCACTTCTAGTCTGGAAACGGAGGGTTTTCCAAAGCGTCAAAAATCCAATAAAATATTCAACCACTAAAAAAACAATAATAATGGGTACCACAACAGCAGTTAAAACCAAATGGGCTATTGATCCCAGCCATTCTGAAATACACTTCAAAGTAAAACACATGATGGTCTCCACGGTCACTGGAGCTTTTAATGAATTTGAGGGGACAGCCGTATCAGATCAGGAAGATTTCACAGGTGCCGACATTGCATTCTCAGCAAATGTCAATAGCATTAGTACCAATAGCCAACAAAGAGATGAGCACCTAAAGTCAGATGACTTTTTTAATGCTGCTCAATATCCAAAATTGACGTTCCAATCCAAATCTTTCACGAAATTGCCAGATGGCTTGTATCGCTTGGTGGGAGACTTGACCATCCGTGAACATACCCATGAAGTAGCGCTAAATGTTGAATACAACGGCACCATAGTGGATCCTTACGGACAAACCAAAGCAGGTTTTGAAATGAGTGGAAAAATCAACCGCAAAGACTTTGGACTGAAGTGGAGCGCTATCACCGAGGCGGGCGGCGTGGTGGTCAGCGACGAGGTTCGCCTGGTCATGAATGTGCAATTGGTAAAGCAATAGACTGGTGGTGTGCTGTTGCAGGTGAAAAATCTACCTGTCCGGTAGGCAGGCACCTGCAACAGCTTGTTATTCGTCTAATATTCCTTTAAATCCGACCTTAGTAGTTGACCCATTGGCCTTAAAACAATAAATTGAGGTCATATGATGTCAAAGTTAAAAACAGCTATCCAGGCCTTTATCAACTATTTGAGGCGGGATGAAAAGCTCCGTGCAAAACTGAAAGCCGAATGGGGCAAACCCAAGGAAACCTACTTTAGTTTTGGCTTGATTGAGAAATACTTTTCCTCAAAACCTTCCGATCCAGGTCCCTATACCCTTGGAGAAAGAGCTGTTGATGACTTGGATTTCCATGCTTTTTTTTCATTCGTAGATCGAACCAATTCTGCCATAGGACAACAATATTTATATTATCGGCTAAGGCATTTAAATCAACCAAAAGCGGAATTAGAAAAGCTGGAAGAACAGATCAACTACTATGTGCAGGATGAAGAGCGACGTATAAATATCCAACAGCTTTTGCTCAAAGTTTCTACCACAAAGGATTATTATTTTCCTGATATCTTATATGGGTCTTTACCAGCTAAGTTGCGCTATTTATGGCTAATTAGGCTACTACAAATACTCTTCTTTGCTGGCCTGTTAGCTTCCCTAATCCATAAAATGTTTTTTATTCCTTTACTCCTGGTTTTCGCGATAAATGTTTTTTTGCATTACCAACACAAAAACAGGATTGGGAATTTTGCCATCATTTTCGGCAGGTTGAGGTACTTAACCCAACTCTCGAGAAAACTACTTAAGTATACCCCTAAATCAGCGGAGGAACAGGAAGAAGGATTGAAGAAGATTAAGAAAATTGAAAAAATAACGACGAAGATCGATTTTTTAAAAACCGACCGTTTACAAGAAACCGAAGTAACAGCCATTGCCTGGTATGTACTCGAACTTATTAAAGTAGTCACCTTATCAGAGATCATTACCTTTGACGCCATCCTTGATGATTTAAAAACATCCCGCAAGGAAATCGAACATCTTTTTGTATTCGTTGCCGAAATGGATATGGCCATATCCATTGCTTCTCTCAGAGCAGGACTACCCTTTTATACCCAACCAAACTTCGTCGATGCCCAAAAAGAAATCCAATTTGTTTCCCTATACCATCCTTTGGTCAAAGCCTGCGTGGAAAATGATTTGCACTTAAAAGGCCGAAGCCTGCTACTGACAGGATCTAACATGTCGGGCAAATCCACTTTCATCAAGGCCATCAACCTAAATGTAATCGCTGCTCAAACCTTGAATACTTCCTTTTCTAAACTGTGTAAAATCCCTCCTCTTGCGATTGCTACCTCCATTAAAATTGAAGACAGCCTACTCGAAGATAAAAGTTATTACATGGAAGAGGTCAATGCTATTGGTCGCTTAATTGAACTTTCTGACAATCAAGATAGCCAGGTGCTTTTTACCATTGATGAAGTATTCAAGGGAACAAATACGATTGAAAGAGTGAGTGCTGCAAAGGCAATTTTAACCTATTTGAGCAAAGGAAAACATATCGTATTAGTGTCGACTCATGACATCGAATTGACACAATTACTTGCAGGAGGATATGATTTATATTATTTTCAGGAGCGCATCGAAAACCAGTCGCTATCCTTTGATTATACTTTGCGACAAGGGGCTTTAAAAAAGAAAAATGCTATACATATTTTAGAAATTGCTGGCTACCCTACGGAAATCATCGCGGAGGCAAAAGACTTGGCTGCAAAATTTGAGCAAGAAAAAATCAAACCCATTCTATAAGAAATAGGTTAAAATGAACCGTTCTCTGATAATTTTTGTCGAAGATCATAAGCGATTGAAAATGAGCGTTGATCAAGGCTTTTAGTTGACTAGCGCACAAAAATTGTCAGAGAACCAAATGAACATTGAAGAATACCGCATATTTTGCTGTAGGAATGGTGAATTAATAGATTACGTTTTGGGGCGAAGCTATTTTGTCATCAGGCCAAGCAAAAAACCTGCCTACCTTTAATATTTAACCATTCCTAAACTATAACCCAAACAATAAAATGCATATGTAGAAGGTTATTATTTTTTCAACCATTTCAGATGTAATGAAAAACGCTCCCCCGCTCTAAAAAAAACCGAGACCCTAAATAGCTATGCCTGAAAAGCAAAAACAACAGCTCCTTTATTACCTAAGCGCAGTAGGTCTTTTTATGCTGCTGAAAGTTGCCTATACCCAAGCCGATCCTACCGATTTACAGTTTTTGTTGTATCCGACCAGTCAATGTATTGGCTGGGTGACGAACACCACAGCTACTTTTATCGCAGACCGTGGCTATCTCCACGAAAACCTTCAAATCCTCATTGATAAATCCTGTGCTGGCTTCAATTTCATGGTGTTGTGTTTTTTGATGCTGTCCTTTTTGATTTATGAATACTTGAAAGGAGCGAAACAGCAAGTGCTCGCTTTGTCAGGATTACTCTTTGTTGCCTACTTACTCACCCTTTTTGTAAATAGCTCCAGAATTTTGTTTGTTATATTCCTGCAACGCGTGGGTGTCCATGCCTTGGTAGGACAGGCAACGTGGCTGCACCAGGCCGAAGGGACTTTTATTTACCTTTTTTTCTTGATACTTATTTATCTTGGTTTCAATTTTGGACTAAGCGCTTTAACTCAACCCTATGCGAAACATCCTTAACCCCAGGTGGATTTTTATCCTAAATACGGTTCCCACTCTTTTGTTATTCCTGATTTATGCAGGAGAATACAACATTATCAAAAGTCTTCTCAGTGCCGAAAACATTGTGCTTTGGAAGGCATTCGGTCTGGGTTTGGCCCTCTTAGGTACCCTGAACCTCCTTTATGCTGTTTTTGTAAGCTATCGGGGCAAAATGGTTTCGCCTGCCTATGGCCTCTTGGCGTTGACTGGCTATATCCCTTTTTTGTACCTCTATGGCTACCACTTCTCAAATATTATCCCTTTCAATATCCCTCAATGGATGATGCCAGAATCTATGGCCCTATACATGGGAACCTTTCTGATGCCCACCCTGGCCTATTCGCTTTTTGTTTTGGTCTCTCATTTTACCCCAACGGACCAGCACCCCAAAGCCTGGAAAAGTTTCTTGGCGGCAGTAGCCATCCCTATTTCGTGGTATGTGTTCTCCCAGCTAATCATTCCTTTTTGGAGGCCTGTTGATACAGATTTCGGCATGCATGCCACCATTATTTTCATCCTGATAGGCACCCTGCTCTTTTTATTTTTCTTGATCAGGAGTATCTATATTTTGGGATTAAGAAAAGCCGAGGCCTGGCAGCCTTACCAACTCGCCTGGAAAATTCCGATTGCTATTTTGTTTCCGCTTTTAGGCTTAGCACTCAATAACGGGCATTTATCCTCCCAACTCAGGGTACATGCCCCAGGTGTATTTGGTGACTTTAGCGCACCATGGTTTTATATACTTGCCGTGCTGAATGGTACGCTCGTTTGCCTCCCTAATTTGGAAAATGAATGGTATCGTTTAACCCTTTTTATCGGTCGCAGCATCACTTTTGCTTATACCACTTATTTCTTCATGGTCTTTTTACCCTTTTTACCTTTTTCGGTCATCGCTATTCTGGCTTTGGGGTCTGGCGTGCTCATGCTTACGCCATTGGCCTTATTTACCCTTCATATTCATGAGCTTTCAAAAGACATCGTATTCCTAAAAAAGTTATTACCATCCAACGTGGTTCCTATCGTTTCTTTTTGTAGCTTCCTGGTGATTCCACTGGTGATCACCCTCACCTACTTGGAGGATAAAAAAGTCTTAAACCAAGGGCTTGAATATGTATATCAACCCGATTATTCCCAAACCTACGACATCGATTCTAAGTCCTTACAACGTACCTTGGCCGTCATCAACAAACATAAGGAACGGAGTAATGATTTCATTTTTGGCAGCCAAACCCCTTATTTATCGTCCTACTTCAATTGGCTGGTTTTGGACAATCTTACCTTATCGGATGCTAAAATCAATATGTTGGAACGGGTCTTTTCTGGTCAATCTTCTTTTGAGATATGGCCCGAGCAACTACAAAATGATAGCGTCTCCATTTCAAAAATCAGTTCTCGCAGTAACTTTGATTCCCTACAACAAACTTGGCGCACTTGGGTAGACCTCGAAATCACTAATGAGAATACAATAGGCAGGCGTCCTGAGTATGCAACCAGCATTACCCTGCCAACGGGATGCTGGATTAGCGATTACTATTTGTATGTAGGAGAACGGCAGGAAATGGGCATGTTAGCAGAGAAAAAATCGGCCATGTGGATATTCTCTCAGATCCGTAATGAAAACAGAGACCCTGGCATCCTGTACTACCTCACTGGGAATAAAGTCGCCTTTAGGGTTTTCCCCTTCGCCAGATCCGAGACTCGCAAAACGGGCATTGAATTTATACACAAGGAACCGGTAACATTAACAATTGACGGCCACAACATTCCCCTTGGAGATACGACCGTGCAAGTGGAAATGCCTAGGCCAGAAAATAGCCTACAAAATGTACGCTATGTTTCCGCAAAAGAAAAAGCAAATTTAAGCGCTATTCAGCGAAAACCTTATTACCATTTCATGGTAGATGTCTCAAAAGGCAAACAAGAGAAAATGGCCGACTACACCCAAGTCATAAAGACCTTATTGGACAAGCAGCTCATTCCCAAAGAAGGGGCGAAGGTTAGTTTTGTCAATGCTTACACCTCCACTTTCGCCTTGGATGACCAATGGCAGCAACACTTCAGTGAACAGTCCTTTACCGGAGGTTTTTATGTAGATTTAGCGATCAGATCAGCCTTGGTTAAAGCTTACCAAAGTAAGGAAAGTTCCTATCCCATTTTCGTCCTGGTCACGAACCATATGTATAGTGCTATTTTTCAAAAAGATTTTGCTGACCTTCGCTTTGCTTATCCCGAAAGCGATCTGTTTTACCACTTGGCCCCCACCGGAACCTTAACGGCTCATTCGTTGTATTCCGCACCTCCTATTCCATTGGCCCTCTCTCCTGACTTGACGGGCGAGCACCCTGTATTGGCTTTCCCGGATGCTCAAAACCCAAGCGCTTTTCTGGCCGACAACCAGGAAGCCAGCATCGTTTTGCAACAGGAGCAAATCGACATTGACCCTACACAAATCAAAGAAAAAAATTGGGCCACTGGCCTATACCTCGCAGCTCAGTCGCAAGCCCTTGCCTTGCACCCCGAAACAGCCGAACAGGCCTGGCGTCCCTTGGTTCGACATAGCTTTGGAGCACATATCATGACGCCCGTCACTTCTTTTCTGGTAGTCGAGAATGATGCACAAAAAGCCATGTTGCAAAAGAAACAGGCACAAGCGCTTTCTGGCAATAGTGCCTTGGACCTGGGGGAAGATGCCCAGCGAATGAGCGAACCAAACTTTTTTGTACTGGCCATTTTGCTGGGATTCTTTTTTTGGATAAGGAGAAGGAAACGCCATCAGTTGACCAGATCATTTTAATGGCAAAAAAAGGAAACCGGGTCCTAAAAAAATGATCAGCGAAGAAAAAAAAACTTGCATCCTAATTGGAATAAAAGTAATCTTTGTATCGACTTTCATAAACATTAAGTAGGGCAAAAAAACACGATGCTTCCGTTAGTGGAGCATTGGATGTTGTGCCCATTTTTACCTGTAAATGGAAGGAATACCAATTTTTCAAACAATGGGTCATCAATTGAATATATGACAAACAGTTACACTTAACGGATTGAAAACCAATTATTTAAAAAGAGCGTCTTGAAAATTCGTGCCAATTCGTGGCTATACTTAAAACTAAGCCTCAACTCTACAAACGATTAAGCAACTGTTAGTGCAGTCTCCTAAGACTTTCCTACACCTTACCCGACTAACAATTAAATTACAACTCATGAATAAATTTTTGTTATTAGCCTTTTCAATCCTTTTTTCATTACCCCTTTCGGGCCAAATCAATATCCAGGACTCCTCGGTCCAGGTCATTGGTTATTGGGGCAAAAATGAACAACAAACCTATGCTTTTTCTTATGTGAAGTATTCGGTCACCGGTTCAGATACGACATCCAAAACAGTGATGACTTATGAGGTTGATGTCACGATTAAAGATTCAACGGCTCATAGCTATACCATCGAATGGTTCTACAAAAATTACGCCATCGAAACCCAAGACGAATTGGTCCGAAAAATAGCAAGTATGGGTAAAGACGTATCGGTCTTGATCAAAACGGATGAATTTGGCGCCATCCTTGAAGTGCTCAACTGGGAAGAAGTGAGGGACTATATCACCAACGCAACGGAAGTCATAAAAAAAGACATAGCGGGCATACCAGCCGCAGAGGCCATTATGGCCCAAAACCTATCCACCTATTCCTCTAAACAAGGAATAGAAAGTAATGCGATCAAGGATGCCCAACAGTTTTATACTTTTCATGGTGGGAAATACGTCATGGGAACAAACTATACAGGCCAAATGCAGTTGGCCAACAACTATGGTGGTGCGCCATTTGACGTAGATTTAACGGTAAATCTTGATGAAATTAATGAGGAAGATGGGAATGCCATCATTAGAATGTACCAAAATGTCAATGCCGAACAACTCACCAATGCCACTTACGACTACCTGAAAAAAGTGGGTATTCTAGGTAACCAATTGCCTACGCGGGATGAATTCCCCCCCTTAACAAATGAAATTTGGACGGCTTCCCGTATCCATAGTGCCTCTGGTTGGCCTATTTATAGCATTGAAACCAGAGAAGTCGTTTCGGAAGGAGCCACTGCTATTGAAGAACGAATCATAGAGATAAAATAAGTAATGGTGAAAGAATAAGTTGTTGATTTCAGGGGAGTCATTTTTTCACCAGACAAGGCACGAGAGCTTGTTCCGAACTTGCTTCGGAAAGGGAGCCTAGCCTAGCTAAATGACCGATCGAGTAACGCAGTATGGTGGAAAAAGGGCCCCATCAAATTAATAAGTTATTCTTTTATCATTACTTAGCTCATTCGTAGCGCAAAGCGGCTATCGGGTTGGATAAAGCTGCTCGCAAGGCATGGAAACTGAGCACCAATAGGGCCATTAATAGTATAAAAAGACCGCTCAGCAAAAAAGTCACGGCATCTAGTTCAATCCGATAGGCGAATTCGCCAAGCCAGTTTTGTAGGAAATACCAGGCCAGGGGGAAGGCGATAAGCACGCCAATGCCAACCAGTTGGAGGAAATCTCTGCTCAATAAGCCTACAATATTAATGGCGGTGGCCCCCAGCACCTTCCTGATGCCGATTTCCTTCGTTCGTTGAACCACGACAAAGGCAACCAGCCCCAATAGGCCAATTAGGGCAATAACGATGCATAATAAGGAAGCAATATTTAACATCTTGCTGGTTCGCGCTTCCTGCAAATACTGCTGGGCGTAGGCTTCATCCAGAAAACTATATTCGAATGGCCGCTTGGGCTCAAAGGTCTTCCAAACCTCGGCTGCCGCTAATAATGCAGCCTTCATATCCTTGCTGTCAGCTTTGATAAAAACTTGGGAGGCATAGTTTTCATTCTTTTGAATAATCAATGGTTCTATCTTCTCCCTTAAAGACCGGATGTGGAAATCCTTCACCAATCCAACGATACGGCCTTCAACCCGATTGAGTATGATTTGCTCGCCAATGGGTGCCTCCATTCCCAAAGCCTCGCGGGCTGTTTCGTTGATCAAAAAGGTGGGTGCGGTGCTTTCAGAAGTGAAAAAATCGCCTTCCGCTAAGGCTACCCCAAAGAAGTCAAAGAAATTAGGGTCAACACGGAGGCGCCTGATCTTTAGGGTTCCGCTCTTGATGTGACCTGGCCAGGCGATGCCATCCGTCCAACTGCCGATTTGGTAAATGGGTTGATTGGTCAGGGTGACTTGGGCTATATTTGACTGTTTCAGCAATTCATCTTTCACCGATTGAGGGCGCTCCCTCATTTCCTGGCTTAGTTCAAAGGTGAAAATATTTTCCTTGGCATATCCTAATTCTGCCTCCCTGAGAAAATTTAACTGCCGGAAAATAACCACGGTGCCGGTCACGAGGACAGCCGTAATGGCAAATTGCCCCACCAATAGGACATGTCGGAAAAACGACTTGTTGCTTCCTGCCATATTGATGCCTTGGAGGTATTTTAAAGGCGAAAAAGAGGACACCAGTGTGGCCGGATAAATCCCTGAAATCAGGATAGTGAGACAAAGTGCCAATAACAAGATGCCGATCACCTCTGGCTCCCACAAATGCAAAGTCATTCGTTTGCCAGTCATTTCATTGAACCAGGGGAACAGGGCTTGTAATAAACAAATGGACAAAAGCAAGGCACAAACCGTTAGGAGGATAGATTCGCCCAGGAAAAGGGAAAATAGGTTTTGCCTGGAGGCGCCCACAATTTTCCGAATACTCACCGACTTGGTTTGTTTATTTGCCCTAGCCGTCGCCAGGTTGGTATAATTGATACATGCTATGATCAGGACGAGAAAACCGATCCCCAGCAAATAATAAATCGACAGCACCTGGCTACTTCTGGCATTCGCTTGTTCAAAATTACTGTACAAGTGCATCTCTTTTACGCCTTGTAAAACCCAACTAAAATCTTCATCATCCCCAGACTTCTCTTTATAGAAATCGGTTATTTTTTTCCCTAGCGCCACTCTATCGGCCAAAGGATCTAGCCAAAGGTAGGTATCAAAATTCCAATTGCCCCAATTGGTCATATCCTCTGGTTTAAACAGGCGCGCCAATTGAGCTGAAAGTAAGATGGGAAAATTAAAACTGGAATTGGATGGCATATCTTCCATGATGCCTGAAACCGTCAGCAGAATGGAATCTTGCAACACAATGCTTTGACCCATTGGATCAACTTCCCCAAACATTTTATTGGCGGTAGTAGCCGAAAGGACCACCTTGTTCGGTTCACTTAGCCATTGGCTCCGATCGCCCTGGATCGCCTCAAAATCAAATAGATCGAAAAAAGAAGGGTCCAACAGCACGGGATCTTTTTCTAAAAAAGGTTTTCCCTCCCATTCAAATACCATAGCCCCGCCTCGCCATACCCTGGCACTCCCTTTTACCTCTGGCATCGCCTCTTCCAAGGCTGGCGCCAATAACCACGGCGTTGTCGCCATGGCCCAGTTCAATTTTCCTTGCGGGTCTCTGGATATACTGACCACACGGGCTGTTTCTTCTGCCTTTTCATGAAAACCATCAAAGGTCAATTCGTCCTTAACCCACAAAGAAATCATCACAAACGCCGTCATCCCTAGCGTAAGTCCCAGTATATTGGTCAAACTATACCCTCGGTCTCTCAATAATTTCCGCAGATTAATTTTCAGGATTTGAAATACCATATGAATCGTTTTAGAAAAACATTAACACTTGTTAGGAAACAGCTTCTGCCATATAGGCTCCAAGCTTTGTGCCATTATTCATAATCGCCTATTGATCAAATCATTACAAGGTAAAACAAAATACTTAGCGCCGAAAAGTCGTTCAGACACGAACACTAGTGTCCATTATTGGACACTTAGAAACGGTCCATACCAACAGAAAATTAAAAATTCTGTATTAAATTTGCTTTCCCCCTGTCCTGAAAACAAAACCTTCTCTGGCCATTTATATCAAAATCAAACGCAATGGATTAGGCGTATGGATCAAGTTTTTTTAGCAAAATCGTCAGGGAATCAAACCAAACTATGCATTTGAAAAAAATAGTCATCCTTAGCCTTTTTTTGGCTGTTTATAACGTAATATACACGCAGGATCAGTCGATGGTTGACAGCCTTTTGGCCAACCTAACGGAAGCGAAAGATACCAATAGGTACAATACCTTACGAGAACTCTACAAGACCTACATTTATGTGGATTACCAGGTCGCCAAAACCTATTTGGATGACCTCTCGGCCCTGGCCCAAACATTGGCTATTCCCAATTTAATAGCCGAATCCAAGAACCTGGAAGGCATCTACCTCTCCGTTATTTCCGAAAATGAAGCGGCCGTCGCCACTTACCAGGAGGGTATCCGCTTGTACGAAGCGCTCGGCAATAGGGAGCGCGTAAGCGCCTTAATGAACAACGCCAGCAATTGCTATCGCCGGATGGGACACCTCGCAGAAGCCCTCGACTGGCAGATGCAGTCCCTCAAGATCAAGGAGGACCTCGGCGTAGATGGGGAGAAATTATCAGCTAGCTATTGGAATATCGGCAATATCCATGGAGATATTGGAAATTATGCGGAATCTAACGTTTGGTATAGAAAAGCAGAACAGTTTTATGAATCAGCAGGCTTGATAGATGACCTGGCACATGTCCGATACAATATGGCATTGAATTATAAAGAA from Saprospiraceae bacterium encodes:
- a CDS encoding AraC family transcriptional regulator; protein product: MGVIFEQMGGAVDEPHRHDYYTVMLIEQAAGEHIVDYQTYAFAPRQVHFVSPGQVHLVDTPTKPDGWVITFSKDFLAENNIPQSFISNINLFRQFGDTPPLDLDEVTFDRLSRIIKEMEDCLPLDLHYRHRALGALLQLFLIYCSNSCLLDSHQLDEENAGVCVLRDFKSLVDQHFQQWHKVSEYAPALHISPKHLSQTVKNLTGKTAKELIQDRLSVEAKRLLFHTELSIKEVGYRLGFEEPLHFSGFFKKQTGQSPSNFRESKN
- a CDS encoding pirin family protein, which encodes MDRKSFLKKSILGVAGVASAPAVLQAQNNQSATSTYHKMMDQVGFNHLANKEIRTMKTVLHKADTRGHANHGWLNSHHSFSFANYYHPERMHFGVLRVLNDDVVAPGRGFGTHPHDNMEIISIPLEGDLEHKDSMGNTTVIRQGDIQVMSAGTGVMHSEYNKKTDQEVRFLQIWLFPNKKDVTPRYDQISIQDQDLKNQLTQILSPNPDDAGVWINQNAWFHLGNLDKGFATNYQVKDPKNGVYVFVLEGNITVNDQPLQKRDGFGIWDTDQLSIKADSQAKVLLMDVPMALN
- a CDS encoding YceI family protein, coding for MGTTTAVKTKWAIDPSHSEIHFKVKHMMVSTVTGAFNEFEGTAVSDQEDFTGADIAFSANVNSISTNSQQRDEHLKSDDFFNAAQYPKLTFQSKSFTKLPDGLYRLVGDLTIREHTHEVALNVEYNGTIVDPYGQTKAGFEMSGKINRKDFGLKWSAITEAGGVVVSDEVRLVMNVQLVKQ
- the xrtK gene encoding exosortase K, giving the protein MPEKQKQQLLYYLSAVGLFMLLKVAYTQADPTDLQFLLYPTSQCIGWVTNTTATFIADRGYLHENLQILIDKSCAGFNFMVLCFLMLSFLIYEYLKGAKQQVLALSGLLFVAYLLTLFVNSSRILFVIFLQRVGVHALVGQATWLHQAEGTFIYLFFLILIYLGFNFGLSALTQPYAKHP
- a CDS encoding MSEP-CTERM sorting domain-containing protein, giving the protein MRNILNPRWIFILNTVPTLLLFLIYAGEYNIIKSLLSAENIVLWKAFGLGLALLGTLNLLYAVFVSYRGKMVSPAYGLLALTGYIPFLYLYGYHFSNIIPFNIPQWMMPESMALYMGTFLMPTLAYSLFVLVSHFTPTDQHPKAWKSFLAAVAIPISWYVFSQLIIPFWRPVDTDFGMHATIIFILIGTLLFLFFLIRSIYILGLRKAEAWQPYQLAWKIPIAILFPLLGLALNNGHLSSQLRVHAPGVFGDFSAPWFYILAVLNGTLVCLPNLENEWYRLTLFIGRSITFAYTTYFFMVFLPFLPFSVIAILALGSGVLMLTPLALFTLHIHELSKDIVFLKKLLPSNVVPIVSFCSFLVIPLVITLTYLEDKKVLNQGLEYVYQPDYSQTYDIDSKSLQRTLAVINKHKERSNDFIFGSQTPYLSSYFNWLVLDNLTLSDAKINMLERVFSGQSSFEIWPEQLQNDSVSISKISSRSNFDSLQQTWRTWVDLEITNENTIGRRPEYATSITLPTGCWISDYYLYVGERQEMGMLAEKKSAMWIFSQIRNENRDPGILYYLTGNKVAFRVFPFARSETRKTGIEFIHKEPVTLTIDGHNIPLGDTTVQVEMPRPENSLQNVRYVSAKEKANLSAIQRKPYYHFMVDVSKGKQEKMADYTQVIKTLLDKQLIPKEGAKVSFVNAYTSTFALDDQWQQHFSEQSFTGGFYVDLAIRSALVKAYQSKESSYPIFVLVTNHMYSAIFQKDFADLRFAYPESDLFYHLAPTGTLTAHSLYSAPPIPLALSPDLTGEHPVLAFPDAQNPSAFLADNQEASIVLQQEQIDIDPTQIKEKNWATGLYLAAQSQALALHPETAEQAWRPLVRHSFGAHIMTPVTSFLVVENDAQKAMLQKKQAQALSGNSALDLGEDAQRMSEPNFFVLAILLGFFFWIRRRKRHQLTRSF
- a CDS encoding ABC transporter permease; the protein is MVFQILKINLRKLLRDRGYSLTNILGLTLGMTAFVMISLWVKDELTFDGFHEKAEETARVVSISRDPQGKLNWAMATTPWLLAPALEEAMPEVKGSARVWRGGAMVFEWEGKPFLEKDPVLLDPSFFDLFDFEAIQGDRSQWLSEPNKVVLSATTANKMFGEVDPMGQSIVLQDSILLTVSGIMEDMPSNSSFNFPILLSAQLARLFKPEDMTNWGNWNFDTYLWLDPLADRVALGKKITDFYKEKSGDDEDFSWVLQGVKEMHLYSNFEQANARSSQVLSIYYLLGIGFLVLIIACINYTNLATARANKQTKSVSIRKIVGASRQNLFSLFLGESILLTVCALLLSICLLQALFPWFNEMTGKRMTLHLWEPEVIGILLLALCLTILISGIYPATLVSSFSPLKYLQGINMAGSNKSFFRHVLLVGQFAITAVLVTGTVVIFRQLNFLREAELGYAKENIFTFELSQEMRERPQSVKDELLKQSNIAQVTLTNQPIYQIGSWTDGIAWPGHIKSGTLKIRRLRVDPNFFDFFGVALAEGDFFTSESTAPTFLINETAREALGMEAPIGEQIILNRVEGRIVGLVKDFHIRSLREKIEPLIIQKNENYASQVFIKADSKDMKAALLAAAEVWKTFEPKRPFEYSFLDEAYAQQYLQEARTSKMLNIASLLCIVIALIGLLGLVAFVVVQRTKEIGIRKVLGATAINIVGLLSRDFLQLVGIGVLIAFPLAWYFLQNWLGEFAYRIELDAVTFLLSGLFILLMALLVLSFHALRAALSNPIAALRYE